A genomic window from Quercus lobata isolate SW786 chromosome 10, ValleyOak3.0 Primary Assembly, whole genome shotgun sequence includes:
- the LOC115964799 gene encoding B3 domain-containing transcription factor VRN1-like, with protein sequence MAFLTIPNGRKWKVKLTQHAGGVWFQNGWSEFASSHGVAVGHLLVFKYEGNSHFDVLIFDATATEIDYTLDDELQVHRIEDDESDDSSVEIIKHFYRGEGSGSAHPKKDGGVAKNLVIANAFKSENPLFTVIMRPSYVNGKDRASLPQDIINYLPRDGFTKDYTKASILLVKLQIVDRLWPVKLYIYERSGGSSCVVSAGWSAFVRENSLRVGGVCVFELIMRDGVVLNVHIFKCQD encoded by the exons ATGGCCTTTCTCACTATTCCAAATGGTAGAAAATGGAAAGTCAAGTTGACACAACATGCTGGGGGGGTTTGGTTTCAAAATGGTTGGTCTGAATTTGCAAGCTCTCATGGTGTAGCCGTGGGGCACTTGCTGGTTTtcaaatatgaaggaaattcacACTTTGATGTACTCATATTTGATGCCACTGCAACAGAAATAGACTATACTTTAGATGACGAACTCCAAGTTCATAGGATCGAAGATGATGAGAGTGATGACAGCTCTGTTGAAATCATCAAACACTTTTATAGGGGAGAGGGTTCAG GATCAGCCCATCCTAAGAAAGACGGTGGTGTAGCTAAAAATCTTGTTATAGCCAATGCTTTTAAATCAGAAAATCCCCTTTTCACTGTTATCATGCGTCCATCCTACGTTAATGGCAAGGATCGTGCG AGTTTACCCCAAGACATTATCAACTACTTACCGAGAGACGGGTTTACCAAGGACTACACCAAAGCAAGTATACTCCTTGTCAAGCTCCAGATTGTGGACCGATTATGGCCTGTGAAGCTATACATTTATGAACGAAGTGGGGGTTCATCATGTGTCGTATCAGCTGGTTGGTCTGCATTTGTGAGGGAAAATAGTTTGCGAGTAGGAGGTGTTTGTGTATTTGAGCTGATTATGAGGGACGGTGTTGTGTTAAACGTCCACATTTTCAAGTGCCAAGACTAA